TTCGTTTACATGCTGTCGTGGGCCACGCCGGCGGTCGTGCCGGAGTCGTTGGCCTTGAACTCGCCCGTCGACGCGTCATAAAACCACGCCTTGTTCGTCGCGGCGGCGGTATTGGTGATGTCGTTGCCCGTACCGCCCACGGTGAACGGGTTCATCGGAATCCGCTGCAAATACGGACCGTACTTGCCGGTGGCGTTGACCGTTCCATCCGGATCGGTCTTCTTGGTCAACTGGTCGGCAATCGTCGCCTGGCCGGGATTGGCGTTGTGATGCTGCCGGTAGAGGTCGATCTGCTTGCGAATGATCTGCAGGTTCTCGGCCAGTGAACTCATCCGGGTCTCGGTGCTGGCATCCGAGAATTGCGGGATGACCACGGCGGCCAGAATGCCCAGGATGATCACGACGATCAACAACTCGACCAGGGTAAATGCGCGATTCTTCATTGGATAAACCCCCATGTTTCGTAGACAGCCGCACCGTGCGGCGCAATCTTCCGTTAACCCCTATCGGAATGGGGACGGCGGGCCTTTATGCTGATTTATGCACGGGTCGGATAATAAGCGCGCGGATTCGTTAACCGCAGATGACGCAAATGGCACAGATGGGGTTTTTGAGGAGCCGCGAGTCTTGTTTTTGTTTTGTCTTTACTCTGCCGCAGGCTGGGCGGTCGCGGGGGCGGCAGCGGACGCGCCGTCGGCGAGGTCGTTGCTACAGGCCAGGCGAAGGG
The sequence above is a segment of the Phycisphaerae bacterium genome. Coding sequences within it:
- a CDS encoding prepilin-type N-terminal cleavage/methylation domain-containing protein; the protein is MKNRAFTLVELLIVVIILGILAAVVIPQFSDASTETRMSSLAENLQIIRKQIDLYRQHHNANPGQATIADQLTKKTDPDGTVNATGKYGPYLQRIPMNPFTVGGTGNDITNTAAATNKAWFYDASTGEFKANDSGTTAGVAHDSM